From a single Brassica napus cultivar Da-Ae chromosome C9, Da-Ae, whole genome shotgun sequence genomic region:
- the LOC106416807 gene encoding uncharacterized protein LOC106416807 — translation MSLAREFIRIDIKSGQTVRFWTDIWHPKGSLIDITGEIGTQKLGIPRNAKICEVYVDGFWQIRRCRDRRIQVLMQEVWDFPISHSVDVMDGVLWRKGPDDYGDGFLSDATWQQIRQQKQKIQWTKLIWLATGHRTGVWGQPQGCLFCSKPEDTRDHLFFAYPYTLTLWLQVVGTVLGAQPDPDWETTITQLLTGKFDRLTYILLRLVLHVSIYFIWRERNDRKYNSRIKPVDQLARLIDETVRNRSTSTQYFLKPKFQGLMAQWFEAHMS, via the exons ATGAGTCTAGCGAGGGAGTTCATTCGTATAGACATCAAAAGTGGGCAAACAGTGAGGTTTTGGACAGATATATGGCATCCAAAAGGGAGTCTAATAGACATTACGGGGGAGATTGGCACTCAGAAATTGGGAATTCCGCGTAATGCAAAAATATGTGAGGTTTATGTTGATGGCTTCTGGCAGATACGGCGTTGCAGAGACCGTCGTATTCAAGTGCTGATGCAGGAGGTTTGGGATTTTCCTATCTCACATTCTGTAGATGTCATGGACGGAGTTCTGTGGAGGAAGGGACCTGATGATTATGGGGACGGGTTCTTGTCAGATGCAACTTGGCAGCAGATAAGGCAGCAGAAACAAAAGATTCAATGGACTAAACTGATTTG GCTAGCTACTGGTCACCGGACCGGAGTTTGGGGACAACCGCAAGGCTGCCTATTCTGCAGCAAGCCTGAAGACACACGCGACCATCTCTTTTTTGCTTATCCGTACACTCTCACGCTATGGCTGCAAGTCGTAGGGACAGTGCTTGGTGCTCAGCCTGATCCAGACTGGGAAACAACTATCACGCAGCTGCTCACCGGGAAGTTTGACCGTCTTACATACATTCTACTTCGGTTGGTGCTACATGTCTCTATCTATTTTATATGGAGGGAGAGGAATGATCGAAAATACAACAGCAGAATCAAACCGGTGGACCAACTGGCTCGCCTTATTGATGAGACTGTTAGGAACCGTAGCACATCTACGCAGTATTTCTTGAAGCCAAAGTTTCAGGGCCTCATGGCACAATGGTTTGAAGCTCATATGTCCTAA